In one window of Zonotrichia albicollis isolate bZonAlb1 chromosome 35, bZonAlb1.hap1, whole genome shotgun sequence DNA:
- the LOC141726479 gene encoding uncharacterized protein LOC141726479, which produces MGVNITRFVEIEVINKTKNITLKEPRIHFFSGRILHDPKPSVAPGSCSSCKFTNKSVFWGCNGLLAYEAESFTLAIYFSNPIDYNRFSVEMGLELSLDKVHRKDLGTTYDRLVRSSQGSSCNSSMFPCVILKENQEKAQLSIGPVTVTATMVRNRSSVIRVEMEEQKESGEEAEGEKPCDVQGDRSKRSENLRDLLQDLKDSPGRSWMA; this is translated from the exons ATGGGGGTGAACATCACCCGCTTTGTGGAGATCGAGGTCATCAACAAGACCAAGAACATCACCCTGAAGGAACCCAG GATCCACTTCTTCAGTGGCCGCATCCTCCATGACCCAAAGCCCTCGGTGGCCCcgggctcctgcagcagctgcaagttCACCAACAAATCGGTGTTCTGGGGCTGCAATGGGCTCCTGGCCTACGAGGCCGAGTCCTTCACCTTGGCCATCTACTTCTCCAACCCCATCGACTACAACCGGTTCTCCGTGGAGAtgggcctggagctgtccctggacAAGGTCCACAGGAAGGACCTGGGGACCACCTATGACCGCCTGGtcaggagctcccagggctccTCTTGCAACAGCTCCATGTTCCCCTGTGTCATCCTCAAGGAGAACCAGGAGAAAGCCCAGCTGAGCATTGGCCCCGTCACGGTGACGGCCACCATGGTCAGAAACCGGAGCTCTGTCATCAGGGTGGAGATGGAGGAACAGAAAGAATCGGGGGAGGAAGCTGAGGGAGAGAAACCCTGTGATGTCCAGGGAGACAGGTCCAAGAGAAGTGAGAACCTGCGGGACCTTCTTCAGGACCTCAAGGACAGCCCTGGAAGGTCCTGGATGGCCTGA
- the LOC141726467 gene encoding myosin-binding protein C, fast-type-like: MMGNVKGQKGGRCEKKNGWKLEGKRVGKEWFTVYEHKRPLRCTASELVMGNESLFKVFSENLCGLSEKPGLSCNTAVIPKAELRLKPPQYQEHDFRSAPQFLTPLVDRSAVAGYSTALNCAVRGHPKPKVVWLKNQMAIGDDPKFLARHSQGVLTLLIRKPGPFDGGTYTCRAVNELGEALTECRLEIRVPQ, encoded by the exons ATGATGGGAAATGTGAAGGGACAGAAGGGCGGGAGGTGTGAGAAGAAAAATGGTTGGAAGcttgaggggaaaagggtgggaaag GAGTGGTTCACGGTGTACGAGCACAAGCGGCCCCTGCGCTGCACGGCCTCGGAGCTGGTGATGGGCAACGAGTCCCTGTTCAAGGTGTTCAGCGAGAACCTGTGCGGGCTGAGCGAGAAACCGGGGCTGTCCTGCAACACGGCCGTCATCCCCAAAGCGG AGCTGCGGCTGAAGCCCCCCCAGTACCAGGAGCACGATTTCCGCTCGGCGCCGCAGTTCCTGACGCCGCTGGTGGATCGCAGCGCCGTGGCCGGATACTCCACCGCCCTCAACTGCGCCGTCAGGGGGCACCCCAAG cccaaggTGGTGTGGCTCAAGAACCAGATGGCCATCGGGGATGACCCCAAGTTCCTGGCGCGGCACAGCCAGGGGGTGCTGACGCTGCTGATCCGCAAGCCGGGGCCCTTCGACGGCGGCACCtacacctgcagggctgtcaaCGAGCTGGGCGAGGCCCTGACCGAGTGCCGCCTCGAAATTCGGG TGCCCCAGTGA